The Myripristis murdjan chromosome 4, fMyrMur1.1, whole genome shotgun sequence region ACTTTCTATCTGTATGGCTGCTCAGACTGAGAAGATGAAATTCAGAGTCTCTGTGTTGTTGAACCAAAGAGTCTTTCACTCTGAATTCAGTTTTGGCTTTCATGAAATTATTTCATGAAAGCCCAAAGCCCATTTATTGGCTCAATTATTACACTTAATGATCAGAATCACCCATCCCATCAGGGTAATGGAAGCACCTTTAGCTGTATTTGGTGGTTGGGGGCAGGGTGGAGTTTTAGGGTGGCTGGATTAGTTGTGGATCTAATCCAGAGAAACCTCTGATTTGAGGTACCCACTTGATACAGCCCCAGTAACGTACccacactcacaaacactcacttcatttgatttggtgttttgtatGATGCTTGACCTTGGAATATGCCACAAAAGATTACAAGACCATGTCATGCTTTTGTAAATTCTTCAAGCACTattttgtgccttttttctttttattttgtttttatatttttggtttCAGTTCCTTTTATGTAGTTAGAtgcttaacttttttttttatgtagattTAATTTCAATTGGAATCCTTAATTCGTCAAGATATAAAAATTTTGATTACTTCCCAATAATCTGAAGCACATTTTATACCAAACACTTAATAGCAAATGTGGatttatgaagaaaaacagcataatCTAATTTATTTAAATCTAATAGAATTAGAGTAAGACAGAATTTACTCACTTTCCAGATTTCCAAAGCCTTTCTCATACTTTTCCCATGTCTGGTCAAAATCCACAGAGccatcatttctgttttgaatGATGGTCAAGCCCTCATCTGTGGAATAGGTGGAAAATAATTTTATGTCAGTTGACTGTAAtgaaagtcacacacacaagcttgcacAAGTGTCAGGAAGTCTTCTCAGGAAAGATGCCCACAGCAGTGTCTGACTTTTTGGATAACCTATTCTGTGGCCACCTAACTGGATTGCCCAGCTTTTGGGTTAATTTAATTATAAGCATTTGCACTTAAATGCTAAGGATTTATTTTACAAACCTGGTTCCCTCAAATACTTGCTAAAATAGGAGGTGTATTTTGGTGTGGTCTCTAAAGTACCACAAGATTGATTGCCTGAGTCTCACCCACCTGAACCCATTTCacagtaaacactgaatggcTCCGATTGGTTTGGCTTGATAGTGTAGACtccactgtttttctctcctctgtcaaaCAACTCACTGCAATCCGTGGGGAAATCTGAAACACAATGAAGAAAGACATTGGAGGATAGCATATGGTAAGAAATGTGGCAGCCACTAATGTGTTGCAACATAAAGTATACTCTATTTTCTATCCAAGTTACCAAAAACTGTTGAATTTTGTTTGTAGGGTGTGTTATTTTTTCACCTCTCTTACCATTTGTCTCCAGGCTAGTTGAGTTTTCTGTCAGATATTCAAACATATCAGGTTCCACTGGATCTGAATCAACCGCCTTAACAATTGTGTCTTGAAAAGTTTCATAGCTAAGCTGCAAGAGAAGGCACAATTTACAGTGTTAAGGAATGTTGTAAGACCTTGAACCTAAGACTGGTGAAATCAGATTGTGAGCTATATGTTTTCATTATATTGATTATATCTTGTAGTATATGGTAAAATAGCATAGCTTGTTTGGTAGTGACATAAGCAGAATTTTTGTCAACCTTTTCCTCCAGGCTTTTAATCTTGGTTTTCTGGTGGTCGAGCTGATCATGCTGCTCCCTCACAGCTTTCAGCAGATCAGAGATTGTTCTCTCCTGAGCCTCAATCACCTCCTAAAAAAGCCAGGTCAAAGTCACAGCTGTCCATTATAcctgtatatgtatgttttatttaacagtCTTTTGAAGAGCAAGTATGCactgtctatggatattctccttcatccaggtcatcgttctctttgggcaaatacaagtccagtcacctacgattcaatttgcccaaagagaagtGTGCACTGATATCTCTGGCACAAATCGGTAACTACAAGCCATCAGTTTGCCATCACTTTCTTCAATAACACCACGTttataaattaatgaaaaatattaTGAATTTCACTCAAACCGAGTAGGAGATGGCAAGACTTGTTAATCATGCCAACAGACTGTTcaatttttcttttgtaaaaatTTTGGTTTGCTGTAGGGGACATATGTTAAAATTCTATTTTTaattattgcattttaaatgtctttaaatGTCTTGAAACTTACATGTCCTACATATTTTGACAGCATTTGAGCTGAGTTGCATGCACTCCTAGGGTTTTCAGATTTGTCATTAGACAAGAATGCAACTATTCAACCATGTAAGAGGGCATTTTATTCTTATCACATGAAGATCAATAATCTTTACATGAAATCTTTACATAGAATCTAACTAATGTGCAGTGGGAAATTGGATATATGTGGATGGCATCCAGGTTAACTTAATTTATTAAATCCAACCATtgtttttaacttaatttaagGAAAATTTTTACATTACCATTTTTACTCACTCACCCGTCACCTATCTAATTTATGCACAAATAACCCACCATTAAGAGGTGCTATAATATACTCTCACATGAGCAGTTCTGAGGCATTATGCCAGCACTTGTTGCTTCTCACCTTGAGCGATCTGATTTCAATCAGCTGGTCTGCAGGGACGATGCTTTGTGATAGCCCCTTCAGTCTATCCTCCAGACTTCCCACTTTAGTCTGAAGCTGGCTGCGCTCCTGCAGGATGTTGTTAATCTTGGAATTTATCTCCAGCGATAGGTTCTTGATCTCCTCATTGTTGGTCTTCAGGAAATTGGTGGTCTTCTttagctcctcctcttcctccttaaTTTCCGAGGTGACCACTGAGAGTTGGTAAAAGGAGCGGTCAAAGATATTCAGCTTCTGAAAGATGTCATTGATTTGGGCCTTGGTTTTGTGGACGAACTCCCGCAGACTCTGGCCTAACTGGAGGAGGCCGTTTGCCAGAAGGCGAACGTCGTCCAGCATGGCAAAGCGGGATTTGGCCTCTGTTGGGGTTGGTGTCTGTGTCAGGACCTGTGAGGGCAGGGTTGGGTATTCTTCTTTGTCAGAGGTGTCCAGAGTAGGGAGAGTAGCTTCGAGACtggccaccagcagcagcaggcacaACAGCTTCATCATGGTTCGTTTGTCCAGTCTTTGTGTGGAACAGGAAGATTTTTCTAACAAACTGTTACTGCTGTCACTCTCTGACGCTGTGTGCAAGCCTCCCTTGACTCCTTTCCcaaccctgtctgtctctcccgcTGGACTACCTTTGTTAAAATGATGTGAGAGCAGCAGGCTGCCCTGTATTATATACTACCCTCTCAGTAGAGGAGGGGGGATTAGCTGATCATTAAACCCTAGTATGTTTTAGCTCTGTACCCCCTCAAATCCCCCTGGagccccctcctctcctgaACAAACAAATCACAGCAGTGAGCAAATAGCAAataccccccctctctctccactatCTGTTTAACTCCAACCCACACCCGTTCAAAACCCAACCCCCCTTCTGTACCACACCCTACCATGTGCTCCATCTGTGGTGCTGAGCTTTAGCTGATCAGCAGAAAGCCAACAATGGCCATCACAGGTTTTTGATGGATTGTCGGTCTGATCAATCTCACCCCTCATAACCCTGCACACAACTTGCCCTGATTGATAATGCTGTGTGTAATTAATGTTCCTTGGTTTGATTTAGCGTCATGCTGAATCAGCCTAgcatcagtctctctctctctctctcctctctctctctctctctctctctctctctctctctctctcacttgctctgtttctgtgtctctctttctatgTGGGTGGTGATGTGGGGAGCGGAGTGGACTTGTCATCTGCTCCAGGGTTATGCTTCTAGGTGTGAATGATGTTAGAAAGTTTGGACAGTGTGTACTCATCATCTTGGTTTTATTGCTCattctcccccttttttccagAATGTCATGCAGTTTACCATAACTCAAATTCCACATGACATGAAGTGGTAGATATATATACTGATTTGCTTGCACCTCCTACAAGGTCCATTTGCGTCCACTGAATCCAGtcataaaagcatttttttttaaatggcaaatTCTTAGTCAGTTGTTTGACTTGGCTGTCTACTGAAAGCACTCACTCAGACTTGGACAGTTCAGTACAACGCAGGAAAAAATGTGGTCACCCTGCCAGAATTGCAAACTTAAGCTGTATTATTGGAATGTCTTGCAATCAGCATTTCTCTGTGTGGGCATGTTATGTTGCTCTTCCAGCTTAGCTAAGCTTAATGTAATGCCCCCAATAATCTGAGTTCTGTTGAGCATTTGGTGTAATTCAGGACAGTAGATTTGAATGTGCCTTAGAGAGTTTAAAGCATAATGCTGAACATATGTCACTATATGTGGTTAGGAAAAGCATGGCATTAATGTATTAAATAccatctggatttttttttttctttttctttttttccaggccACCCTTTGCTGGCTTTGGATAAATTACAGTGGAAATTTTCCACATTCTGGCTCTTTTAGCGTGCCACAAAATGCCTTAAAGTTCTGTTAATTACCTCTTCCTAGTAATATGTGGTTGCTAGA contains the following coding sequences:
- the angptl3 gene encoding angiopoietin-related protein 3 → MMKLLCLLLLVASLEATLPTLDTSDKEEYPTLPSQVLTQTPTPTEAKSRFAMLDDVRLLANGLLQLGQSLREFVHKTKAQINDIFQKLNIFDRSFYQLSVVTSEIKEEEEELKKTTNFLKTNNEEIKNLSLEINSKINNILQERSQLQTKVGSLEDRLKGLSQSIVPADQLIEIRSLKEVIEAQERTISDLLKAVREQHDQLDHQKTKIKSLEEKLSYETFQDTIVKAVDSDPVEPDMFEYLTENSTSLETNDFPTDCSELFDRGEKNSGVYTIKPNQSEPFSVYCEMGSDEGLTIIQNRNDGSVDFDQTWEKYEKGFGNLEKEFWLGLKKIHSLAGQGAYILRVDLADWKEEKHWAEYQFSLGSPSTHYTLHLSYISGDLPDAMANSTGISFSTKDRVSDNQRNSNCARNYTGGWWFSACGETNLNGRYLWLRAKGRSLRRKGVHWKSGSGTSYYLKTTKISIRSATATDNIN